In one window of Paraburkholderia phymatum STM815 DNA:
- a CDS encoding YbhB/YbcL family Raf kinase inhibitor-like protein, whose product MRLRCTVVPPASLRSFQPFLNFVPMFAALLVAVLLAPYASAVRADTVFTVTSANLRAGATVDNAQVLDRYDCKGQNRSPQLSWHNPPDGTRSFAVTMFDPDAPGRGWWHWAVTGIPATVDRLPENASASGFLKKLGAVEARNDFDIDGYGGPCPPPGKPHRYVITVYALNTSNLRLAQGRPSLMFDHEISTATLGYARMIVTYGR is encoded by the coding sequence ATGCGCTTGCGTTGCACGGTCGTTCCGCCCGCTTCGTTACGTTCGTTCCAGCCGTTTCTGAATTTTGTGCCGATGTTCGCCGCTTTGCTCGTCGCCGTCCTGTTGGCGCCTTACGCTTCGGCGGTCCGTGCAGACACCGTCTTCACGGTCACGAGCGCGAACCTTCGCGCAGGCGCCACCGTGGACAATGCGCAGGTACTCGACCGATACGACTGCAAGGGGCAAAACCGTTCGCCACAACTTAGCTGGCACAACCCGCCCGACGGCACACGCAGCTTTGCGGTCACGATGTTCGATCCTGATGCACCCGGACGCGGCTGGTGGCATTGGGCCGTCACGGGCATTCCCGCGACCGTCGATCGATTGCCGGAAAACGCGAGCGCGTCCGGCTTTCTTAAGAAGCTCGGCGCCGTCGAGGCGCGCAACGATTTCGACATCGACGGCTATGGCGGCCCGTGCCCGCCGCCCGGCAAGCCGCATCGGTATGTGATTACGGTGTATGCGCTGAACACGTCCAATCTCAGGCTCGCGCAGGGTCGGCCGTCGCTGATGTTCGACCATGAAATCAGCACTGCAACGCTCGGCTACGCACGCATGATCGTCACGTACGGCCGCTAG